A segment of the Flavobacteriales bacterium genome:
AGGCCCCATTGGTCTCCATCTCCATCACGACATACCAGCACGCCGAGTACCTCGCGCAATGCCTCGACAGCATCCTCGCGCAGCAATGCCCATTCGCTTACGAGGTGCTCTTGGGCGAGGACGATAGTTCGGATGGCACGCGCGCCATTGCCCAGCGCTATGCCGCGGAGCACCCGGACAGGATCCGCCTCTTCCTGCACCGGCGCGATCAGATGATCCGCATCGATGGGCGGCCTACGGGAAGGCACAACTTCCTCAACAACCTGCGCCACGCGCGCGGCCGCTACTTATGCCACATCGACGGCGACGACTACTGGCCCGATCCGCAGCGGCTGCGCATCATGGTGGAGAAGATGGAGGCGGAGCCCGACCTGGGACTGGCCTTCCACAATGCGATGAATGTGTGGGACGATGGACGGGAGCAGCCCTACTTCGATCCCGCCAAGGCCAAGCCGCGCTTCACCCTCGAAGAGCTCACCGAGGCCAACTTCATCCCGACCTCCGGTGTGATTTGGCGCTGGGAGGGAATGCAGGCGTTCCCGGAAGCCTTTCGCACCGCGCCCTTCGGCGATTGGGCGCTCAACGTGCATTTCGCGATGAAGGGCCCGATCGGTTACGTTGACCGGATCATGAGCGTGCGCCGGGTGCACGAAGGCGGGATCATGAGCGTGATGGGCGAGTTGCGCACCATGCGCGGCATCGCGCTGGCGTATGAAGTGATGCATGGGCAGGCCGGCGACCGGCTCGCGCCAGCCGCCCTGGTCCGCTGGGCCAAGCAGATCACCGATGGCTTCGATCGCGCGATGCACGCCGGCGATCGCGAGAACGCCGCATGGTTCCTTGCGCATGCCGGGCGCGTGCCGCATGGCCATATCAGCCTCCGCCTTCGCGCGCGCTGGTGGTTGCAACTGCACTTTCCGAGGCTGATGCGCGCCTATGGTGCTTGGCGCAAGGGTCACTGAATGGTGCTTCGGGACTCCGCAGGCGATCAAAGGCCGAGGGTATCGGCGAGTATCGCGGTGAGCTTGCGGTTGCCCGCAGCGCTCACGTGATCGCTGTTGCTGAAGTCCCCTTCGAGGAAGCGCGGGTCATCGGACAGGTCGTGGTAGCTGACATGGCCGTGCCGGTGCGCGAGATCGCGGCCGATGGCCCGGGCCAACCGCAGCTGGCGATCATCCACTTCCTTGAGGTAGGCTGGATGCATCGGTGGGAAGAACAGGTGGACCCGCGCATCGTGCAAGGCCGCGAGCGCGATGATGGCTTCCAAGTGGTTCAGATTCCGCAGGATCCGTTCATGGTCGCTGCAGGTATGCCGGTCAG
Coding sequences within it:
- a CDS encoding glycosyltransferase gives rise to the protein MDAIDGRSAEAPLVSISITTYQHAEYLAQCLDSILAQQCPFAYEVLLGEDDSSDGTRAIAQRYAAEHPDRIRLFLHRRDQMIRIDGRPTGRHNFLNNLRHARGRYLCHIDGDDYWPDPQRLRIMVEKMEAEPDLGLAFHNAMNVWDDGREQPYFDPAKAKPRFTLEELTEANFIPTSGVIWRWEGMQAFPEAFRTAPFGDWALNVHFAMKGPIGYVDRIMSVRRVHEGGIMSVMGELRTMRGIALAYEVMHGQAGDRLAPAALVRWAKQITDGFDRAMHAGDRENAAWFLAHAGRVPHGHISLRLRARWWLQLHFPRLMRAYGAWRKGH